A genome region from Candidatus Microthrix parvicella Bio17-1 includes the following:
- a CDS encoding Zn-ribbon domain-containing OB-fold protein — protein sequence MSADDTTDRPISTLPGGLWSQPAVDTSAIDVLADAETVASIRTPAALTYSYTPGTARSAFLRGMAEKRLLGERDPESDTVYTPPTGVIPTNGLAAAERVELAHKGTVTSYCVVNVQFSGGDHELPYVTALVVPDGSSVPLYGLIQEVPFDQIHSGMRVEAVWVDDADLTTSFENIKWWRPNGEEDADPASYAQFV from the coding sequence ATGAGCGCCGACGACACAACCGATCGACCCATTTCCACGCTGCCTGGGGGCCTGTGGAGCCAGCCGGCCGTCGACACGTCGGCGATCGACGTGCTGGCCGACGCCGAGACGGTGGCCAGCATCCGCACGCCTGCTGCGCTGACCTACAGCTACACACCCGGCACCGCCCGATCGGCCTTTCTGCGGGGGATGGCCGAGAAGCGCCTGCTGGGGGAGCGGGACCCCGAGTCGGACACGGTGTACACACCGCCGACCGGTGTGATCCCCACCAACGGCCTGGCGGCCGCCGAGCGGGTGGAGCTGGCCCACAAGGGCACGGTGACGAGCTACTGCGTGGTGAACGTGCAGTTCAGCGGCGGCGATCACGAGCTGCCGTACGTGACCGCACTCGTGGTGCCGGACGGCTCGAGCGTGCCGCTGTACGGGCTGATCCAGGAGGTGCCCTTCGACCAGATCCACTCCGGTATGCGGGTGGAGGCGGTGTGGGTGGACGACGCCGACCTGACCACCAGCTTCGAGAACATCAAGTGGTGGAGACCCAACGGCGAAGAAGACGCCGACCCTGCCAGCTACGCCCAGTTCGTGTGA
- a CDS encoding Zn-ribbon domain-containing OB-fold protein, with amino-acid sequence MAAETIDEVLRAPLVIEYPFRRTTGPVIGAFFTAVREGRLLGIKAADGSVICPPQEYDPVTAEPLTELVPVGDTGTVESWTWVTEPREGQPFDRPFAWVLVRLDCVDTPMLHALDVASPDDVSVGQRVRVAWAEERTGAITDFHFAPETDESEASS; translated from the coding sequence ATGGCTGCTGAGACCATCGACGAGGTGCTGCGTGCGCCGCTTGTCATCGAGTACCCATTCCGGCGAACGACCGGGCCGGTGATCGGGGCGTTCTTCACCGCTGTGCGGGAGGGTCGCCTGCTGGGCATCAAGGCCGCCGACGGTTCGGTGATCTGTCCGCCCCAGGAATATGACCCGGTGACCGCCGAGCCGCTGACCGAGCTGGTGCCGGTTGGCGACACCGGCACTGTCGAGTCGTGGACGTGGGTTACGGAGCCCCGTGAGGGCCAGCCATTCGATCGGCCCTTCGCTTGGGTGCTGGTGCGCCTGGACTGCGTCGACACGCCGATGTTGCATGCTCTGGACGTTGCTTCCCCCGACGACGTGTCGGTGGGCCAGCGGGTACGGGTGGCGTGGGCCGAGGAGCGCACCGGCGCCATCACCGACTTCCACTTCGCACCGGAGACCGACGAGAGCGAGGCCTCGTCATGA